CGGCATCCTGATCGGTCTGGTGGAGTCCGGCCAATGGCGACGCCGCTTTGACGCGCGCCCCGAAGAAGATCGCCATCTCGACTGGGCCGCGTGGACGCGCCGCCTGGCCGCGCAAAAACACATTCCCCTTGGACGCCTGGGTCTGCCGGAAGAAGCAGCCCGCGCCATTTTGTTCCTTGCCTCGCCGTTGTCTTCGTACACCACGGGCAGCCACATCGATATCTCCGGAGGACACTCCCGTCATGCTTAATAGACAACAACAGGAACCGCAACTGGTCACGGTGGGCCACGCGATTGCAGCCTTCCTGGAGGCCTGCGAGGTCAAGGCCGCTTTTGGTGTCATCTCGATCCACAACATGCCCATCCTCGATGCGATGGGCGAGCGCGGCAAGATCCGCTTCATCATGGCGCGCGGTGAAGCCGGCGGCGCCAACATGGCCGACGCCTATGCCCGTACCACGGGCGGCCTCGGTGTCTGCCTGACCAGCACCGGTACCGCGGCTGGCAACGCCGCGGGCGCCATGGTCGAAGCACTGACCGCCGGCACGCCGTTGCTGCACATCACGGGCCAGATCGAAACGCCTTATCTGGACCAGAGCCTCGCGTACATTCACGAAGCGCCGGATCAGCTCACGATGCTCAAGGCCGTTTCCAAGGCGGCCTTCCGCGTGCGCAGCGCCGACACCGCCATCAGCACGATGAAGCTGGCCGTACAGACCGCGCTGACGGCGCCGGCCGGCCCGGTGAGCGTGGAGATCCCCATCGACATCCAGGCCGCGCTGATCCCGATGCCGGACGACCTGCGCCCGCTGCAGGTGCCGCAGCATGTGCCGTCGGCCCACGCGCTGGACGAACTGGCCGAACGCCTGTCGCGCGCGCGCCGCCCGATGCTGTGGCTGGGCGGTGGCGCCCGCCACGCCGCGAAGCAGGTCAAGCGCCTGATGGACCTCGGCTTTGGCGTGGTCACCAGCACGCAGGGCCGCGGCATCGTGCCGGAAGATGACCCGCGCTCGCTGGGCGCATTCAACCTGCATAAGCCGGTCGAAGCGTTCTACCAGACGTGCGATGCAATGGTCGTCGTCGGCTCGCGCCTGCGCGGCAACGAAACGCTCAAGTACGAACTCAAGCTGCCGCGCCCGCTGTACCGCATCGATGCGGATGCGTCGGCGGAGGGCCGTTGCTACGCCAGCGATTACTTCGTGTGCGGCGATTCGGCGCTTGCGCTGGATGGCCTGGCCGATCGGCTGGAACAGAAGATGCAGATCGATGCGACGTTCGCTGCCGACCTGCGCGCCGCACACGAGACTGCGGTGCGCGGGCTGATCGATGGCCTCGGCCCGTACGCCAAGCTGGTGGAGGCGTTGCAAGCCGCAGTGGGCCGCGAGTTCAACTGGGTGCGCGACGTGACGGTGTCGAACAGCACGTGGGGTAATCGCCAACTCCGTATTTTTGATTCGCGTGCTGGCGTGCATGCGCTGGGTGGCGGCATCGGCCAGGGTTTGGCGATGGGCATTGGCGCGGCCATCGGGTCGGCAGCAACCGGATCGGGCAAGACCACGTTCTGTCTGGCCGGTGACGGCGGCTTCATCCTGAACCTGGGTGAGCTGGCGACCGCCGTGCAGGAGCGTGCCAACCTCGTCATCGTGCTGATGAACGACAAGGGCTACGGTGTCATCAAGAACATTCAGGACGCGCAGTACGGCGGCCGCCGCCATTACGTGGATCTGCACACGCCGGACTACGCGGCGCTCGCGCAGTCGCTGCAATTGCGCCATCGCCGCGTGTCGGATCTGGCCGACGTGGGCAGCGCATTGAAGGAAGCCACCAGCAGCGAGGGGCCGTTCCTGATGGAGATCGACATGCTCTCCATCGGCAGCTTCAAGACCATCTTTGCAGGGCCGCCCGTCAATCAACAAGCCAAGGATGGCCAGGGCGAACGCGCCGCCGAGCGCACGACGGTGGTGGCGTGAACGCGCAACTGAGCCAATTGAAGGAGCCGGACATGCTGCATGTATCGATGGTCGGGTGCGGAGCGATCGGGCAAGGCGTACTGGAACTGCTCAAGAGCGATCCGGATGTGTGCTTTGACGCCGTGATCGTGCCCGAGCACGCGATGGACAAGGCGCGCGAGGCCATCGCCCCGTTCGCGCCGAATGCGCGTGTCACGACGCATCTGTCGGCGGACGCCCATCCTGATCTGCTGGTCGAATGTGCTGGCCACGATGCGCTTGAAGAGCATGTGTTGCCGGCGTTGGAGCAGGGCATCGACTGCCTGGTGGTATCGGTGGGTGCGCTGTCCGAACCCGGCGTGGCCGAACGGCTGGAAGCCGCGGCCCGCCGTGGCAACGCGCAAGTGCAGCTGCTGTCGGGTGCCATCGGGGCCATCGATGCACTGGCCGCTGCGCGCGTGGGCGGCCTGGATGCGGTGGTCTACACCGGCCGCAAGCCGCCGCGCGCCTGGAAGGACACGCCGGCCGATCAGCAGTTCGACCTCGATGCGCTGCGCGAGCCGACCGTGATCTTTGAAGGCAACGCCCGTGAAGCCGCGCGTTTGTTCCCAAAAAACGCCAACGTGGCGGCCACGCTGTCCTTGGCGGGCCTCGGGCTTGAGCACACGCACGTCAAGCTGCTGGCCGATCCGACGGTGGACGAGAACATCCATCACGTCGAGGCGCGCGGCGCCTTTGGCGGCTTCGAGCTGACGATGCGCGGCAAGCCGCTGGCGGCCAATCCCAAGACTTCTGCGCTGACGGTGTTCAGCGTGGTGCGTGCGCTGGGCAACCGCGCGCACGCCGTTTCGATTTAAGCGAGGCCATTGCGCCATGACTGTTTCCAACCCGAACGCAACCGCAACGTCCGTGTTGCCCATCTGCATCGCCGGCGAATGGCGCCTTGGCACTGGCGAGCGCTATGTCACCCGTTACCCCGCCACGGGCGAAGTGGTGGCTGAACTCAACGCTGCCAGCGTCGCCGATGTGGAAGAGGCTGTGGCCGGTGCCTACCGCGCCTTTCTGTCCAGCGGCTGGGCGCAGCGCAAGCCGCACGAGCGCGCCGCCGTCCTGTATCGCGTGGCGGAGCTGATCCGCTCGCGCAGCGAAGCACTGGCCCAACGCCAGCGGCTGGATAACGGCAAACCGATCAACGAGACGCGCGCCCTGGTGGCAAGCGCTGCCGCCACGTTCCAGTTCTTCGGTGCTGCATGCGAGACGCTGGAAGAGGCGCTCACGCCCGCGCGTGGCGATTGCCTGACGATGAGCGTGCATGAGCCCATGGGCGTGGTGGCCGCCATCACGCCGTGGAACTCGCCGATTGCCAGCGAGGCGCAAAAGATGGCACCTGCGCTAGCTGCGGGCAACGCCGTCGTCGTCAAGCCGGCAGAAGTCACGCCGCTGATGGCGCTGGAACTTGCTGCTATCTGCGAAGAGGCAGGGGTGCCAAAGGGCATGATCAGCGTGCTGCCGGGCAAGGGTTCCGTCATTGGCGATGCGATTACGAAGCATCCGCTGGTGCGTCGCGTGTCGTTCACGGGTGGTACGAACACGGGCCGCCATATCGCGCACATTGCCGCCGACAAGATGATGCCGGTGTCGCTGGAACTCGGCGGCAAGTCGCCGACGATGGTGTTTGACGACGCCGATCTCGACCATGCGGTCAATGGCGTGCTGTACGGCATCTTCAGCTCGTCGGGCGAGTCGTGCATCGCAGGGTCACGTCTGTTTGTGGCGCGTTCACTGTATGAACCGTTCATGGATCGCCTGGCCGCTGGCGCAGCACGCCTGCGTGTCGGCAATCCGGCCGATGAATCCACGCAGATGGGCCCGCTGATTACCGACCGGCACCGCGAGTCGATCGAATCTTACGTGGCAATGGGCGTGGAAGAGGGTGGCCACCTGCGCACGGGCGGCTTGCGTCCGCACGTCGCCGGGTGCGAGTCGGGCTACTTCTACACGCCGACCATCATCGAAGGCCTCACCAACAGCGCGCGCATTTGCCAGGAAGAAATCTTCGGTCCGGTGCTCGTCGCCATGCCGTTCGACGATGAAGACGAATTGATCGAGCAAGCCAACGACAGCGTCTACGCATTGGCCGCCGGCATCTGGACGCGCGACTACAAGCGCGCATGGCGTATCGGTCGCGCGGTGCAGGCCGGCAACGTGTGGATCAACACGTACAAGCAGTTCTCGATCTCGACGCCGTTTGGCGGTTGGCGCGACAGCGGCCTGGGCCGCGAGAAGGGCCGCCTCGGCATCCTGCAGTACATGGAGCAGAAGAGCCTCTACTGGGGCCTGAATGAACAACCGCTGGCCTGGGCCAACGCCAACTGAAGCGGAAGCGCAATCAAACGCCCGGACCACAGGAGATGAAGATGAACACGATTCGAGGCATCGACGAAATCGTCTACGGTGCCGACGACCTCGCCGCCTGCAAGCAGTTCTTCCTGGATTGGGGCCTTGCCCTGCAATCGGAAGACGCCAGCGGCCTGCTTTTCGAAACGCTCAACGGCTGCCGCGTGCGCGTCAAGCGTAGCGACGATGCCACGCTGCCGCCCGCCATGGAGGCCGGCCCGACGCTGCGCGAAGTGATCTGGGGCGCCGATTCGCAAGCTGTACTCGACCGCCTGGTCGACATGCTGGCCGATCAGCCAGGCTACGTTCATGTCGACGGCCGGGTCGGTTGCACTGACCCGAACGGCCTTGCAGTGCGCGTGCAGCTGACCACCAAGCGCGATATCGACGTGCAGTGCGCCGCGATGAACACGTGGACGGACAAACCGCGCCGCAACCAGCCCAGCCCGATCTATGAACGTGCCACGCCCATTGAAGTGGGTCACGTGGTCTTCTTCGTGAAGGACGTGGCGGCCACCGAGCGCTTCTATATCGACAAGCTTGGTTTTGTGCC
This is a stretch of genomic DNA from Ralstonia wenshanensis. It encodes these proteins:
- a CDS encoding VOC family protein: MNTIRGIDEIVYGADDLAACKQFFLDWGLALQSEDASGLLFETLNGCRVRVKRSDDATLPPAMEAGPTLREVIWGADSQAVLDRLVDMLADQPGYVHVDGRVGCTDPNGLAVRVQLTTKRDIDVQCAAMNTWTDKPRRNQPSPIYERATPIEVGHVVFFVKDVAATERFYIDKLGFVPSDHYPGRGAFLRCEPEGGHHDLFLLQTPQAKSGLNHVAFTVRDIHEVFGGGMHVSRCGWDTQLGPGRHPISSAYFWYFKNPAGGLIEYYADEDQLDADWQPRDFEPGPTVFAEWAIDGGIDGNTRRQKNVVGPEGKFLTEKR
- a CDS encoding aldehyde dehydrogenase, which translates into the protein MTVSNPNATATSVLPICIAGEWRLGTGERYVTRYPATGEVVAELNAASVADVEEAVAGAYRAFLSSGWAQRKPHERAAVLYRVAELIRSRSEALAQRQRLDNGKPINETRALVASAAATFQFFGAACETLEEALTPARGDCLTMSVHEPMGVVAAITPWNSPIASEAQKMAPALAAGNAVVVKPAEVTPLMALELAAICEEAGVPKGMISVLPGKGSVIGDAITKHPLVRRVSFTGGTNTGRHIAHIAADKMMPVSLELGGKSPTMVFDDADLDHAVNGVLYGIFSSSGESCIAGSRLFVARSLYEPFMDRLAAGAARLRVGNPADESTQMGPLITDRHRESIESYVAMGVEEGGHLRTGGLRPHVAGCESGYFYTPTIIEGLTNSARICQEEIFGPVLVAMPFDDEDELIEQANDSVYALAAGIWTRDYKRAWRIGRAVQAGNVWINTYKQFSISTPFGGWRDSGLGREKGRLGILQYMEQKSLYWGLNEQPLAWANAN
- a CDS encoding thiamine pyrophosphate-binding protein — its product is MLNRQQQEPQLVTVGHAIAAFLEACEVKAAFGVISIHNMPILDAMGERGKIRFIMARGEAGGANMADAYARTTGGLGVCLTSTGTAAGNAAGAMVEALTAGTPLLHITGQIETPYLDQSLAYIHEAPDQLTMLKAVSKAAFRVRSADTAISTMKLAVQTALTAPAGPVSVEIPIDIQAALIPMPDDLRPLQVPQHVPSAHALDELAERLSRARRPMLWLGGGARHAAKQVKRLMDLGFGVVTSTQGRGIVPEDDPRSLGAFNLHKPVEAFYQTCDAMVVVGSRLRGNETLKYELKLPRPLYRIDADASAEGRCYASDYFVCGDSALALDGLADRLEQKMQIDATFAADLRAAHETAVRGLIDGLGPYAKLVEALQAAVGREFNWVRDVTVSNSTWGNRQLRIFDSRAGVHALGGGIGQGLAMGIGAAIGSAATGSGKTTFCLAGDGGFILNLGELATAVQERANLVIVLMNDKGYGVIKNIQDAQYGGRRHYVDLHTPDYAALAQSLQLRHRRVSDLADVGSALKEATSSEGPFLMEIDMLSIGSFKTIFAGPPVNQQAKDGQGERAAERTTVVA
- a CDS encoding aspartate dehydrogenase — encoded protein: MLHVSMVGCGAIGQGVLELLKSDPDVCFDAVIVPEHAMDKAREAIAPFAPNARVTTHLSADAHPDLLVECAGHDALEEHVLPALEQGIDCLVVSVGALSEPGVAERLEAAARRGNAQVQLLSGAIGAIDALAAARVGGLDAVVYTGRKPPRAWKDTPADQQFDLDALREPTVIFEGNAREAARLFPKNANVAATLSLAGLGLEHTHVKLLADPTVDENIHHVEARGAFGGFELTMRGKPLAANPKTSALTVFSVVRALGNRAHAVSI